The genomic interval TAAACAACAATGATACTCAATTTGATTATTATGATAGACTTGAGGAAATCATCAAAATTGAGTATCCGGCTTTACCTTTAAAAATATGTGTATTGTTTAGATGCTTATAGTATGATCCAACTCCAAGAACAGGTACTATAATACATCGTTTCTATAATTTAATTGAGGTTAACAcaaacaaaaaaattaataagTTTGAGCCTTTCATCTATCTGATACAAGCTAGTCAGGTATTCCATCTTGAGTACCCAACAAAGAGAAGGAAACCTAGTGAATGGTTAGTAGTGTGTCAAATAAAGCCTCGGTTAATCATAGAAATGTCGAACGTCATAATTGCCCAAAACAATGGTGCATATAAAAATGAAGAAGTCGAGATATACTCAATTGATTCAGAAATATAATCTACATcataattacttgtagatgttaatatcACTTACGAGGAAATATATGATAGAGAGATGTTTGGCAGTAAGGAAGTTGATGTACCAATGGAGTCTAGCGATGAAAATTTATAAAATGTTAATTTAGTTGATTCAGAATAACATCAggtgattaaaaattattaacaatATCATGGTATAttgaatgatttttctttttatttttacatCTCCCtagttagaaaataatattatatcaaaTGTGTATATCTTATACTGTGATTTCACATATATAGTCATGCAGCTAACATAGAGACCATGTCGTGACCAAACTGTTTTGCGAGTTGATGGTGACTTGTAAGTAATTATATATTTAGTAATTATTTCTATACTTTAACTTCTTTTTAATTATCAAGCATATCTAATACATGATTTTTTTTCATATAGTTTTGTCCCAGATGGTCACTAGGTAACATGATATTTATCAAAAAAGTTTATAGAATGAATGCCCCCTGCTAGTACTACATGGCGGTTCGTAGACCAGgatatgaaaattttttattacgatgaattttttataagtattttAAATAGAAACATATTTTATAGTTAACATGATATTACTTGTCAAAATATATTGTTCTAGAAGAGATATGTTTGGGAGGAGGGTCAGAAGGAAATGTTCAAGAAAATTTGGAATGTCTACTTCTCTAAATTGTACAGGGATATGTTGTACAAGTGGAGGCAGAGGAGCACCAGGCCATCTGAGGTCCCTAATATAGTTTGGCAATCTTGGAGAGTTATTTGGATTGCCCAGCATTGGTAAGAAAATTCAGCAATTACACACAACAAGCGTAATTCAGAGCTTGCTAGGCCAAACACCAGATCCACAAAGCATATTTCTGGATCCCATTCGATTGTGGAGAATGCCTTTGACTTGatatgtttaaaattaagttatataaatatttcttacatatatttcattattAGTTTTAATGTATTTACATTTTTTGTACACAAATTGCTGAATTACAGAGATGCCCCACTTGTTAGGAGATATTTAATAAAACtcataagaagaaagatggatcattCGTCGATCGACGTTTCTCAGCAATTAATGTAAGAATATTAAAGTTTGTGAATATATTTGTAGACTTTATGTGGAGGttaataaaatcattattttGACATAGGAAATAATGTCTACTAGAGTTGTTGAGGCGTCTCAGCATAGGGCAGAGGAAGAGGGGTCACAGTCTCTTTCCACTAATACAGTTAAtaacatttattatgatatcgtTTGTAGAAGGAAGAAGACATTTCTCTACAGGCTTAACTCTCAGGCTAAAGTTATGTATAAAGAGGATGAGGGCTTTAGGGATCAGAGGTCGTCCTACTTTCTCCTCCTTATCTAGTGAGGTATGAGTATTATGGAAAGAAAATGAGGACTTGCGAACTCGACTATCATCATTGGAGGAGACAATAGCCGAGATGGACGTAGAGATATGGGAGATGTGGCAGCAATAGGCTTAGACTAAGACGATAGTTCGTCATATGTAAGCATTCACAGCGACATTATTTCCAGATTCACGGATATTTGGCTACATCATTTGGAGTCCCAGGACACCCAGGATCTGAACCATTCCCTTGCAAAGTAGATTATTTTAAGGTATGTACCATTTATCTTAACTTTTAATTTCAAtccaaaataatatttttttaataattatatgcATCTCTAATTGTATTATACATTTCcatgatcatatttagatttgaCATATTTTTATAGACATAGGTATGTATTTTTAAAGAATGTCCACTAGttaaattatttattagtttAAAATAAGTAGTTATATCTTTCATAATTTAACATCACATTTCTATTCACAACTAATCTCAATGAAATTTCATACAGGATCCTGAGAtgattttgtttcttattttgattATGATGTATTGTATTGAATTACTTTGTATTGGACAAACTTTATCTTGCATTAAATTCGAACTTGTGTTTGGATTTACTATTATGTATCTATTGTTCATTTTAGTTTAGCTAGATTATTGTGTTGTTTGTGATGTGTTGTGCCTTTATTATATATTGTGAGTTTGTTATGCTGTAATTATTGATGTGTAGTGAGTTTGTTGTGAGTTTTATTGTTATGTATTATGAATTTATTGTGAAAATCATTACTTGTGATGGTTGGAGTGATTTAGATTTATATGTAAATAGGGAAAATAGGAAAACtaaaaaaggaattaagaaattgtAACATAAAATAGCTACGAAAATTTAATTTTCCGTCAAAAATAgcgatagatttttaaaatattcgtCTCTAGTAGCgacgaatttttaaaatattcatcgCTAATAGTGacgaaaaattaaatttcaatcgCTATTGGATGAACATTATGATACTCTTCAATACTGTGGGTTAAGGATTAGCAAAATTTAATAGGGATTTCACGCCATTTGGCTAGTAACAACGAAAATTAAAACATATGTCGCTATATATAGCGacgaatattaaatttttatcgCTACAGTGCTAACGATTGATGTCTACGCGATGACACTCTTTCCATCGTTAATATGTCGTAATATGTTTTTAGCAATAGAATAACAATGAATATATTCTATCACTATttggtatattttttttattgtgaaaGTAATTTCTACACGTTATAGAGCTAGTTGTAATTACTACAATAACTCTAAAAATAAGAAACAATATTGtagtaattatttaataattattaataacTACTAAGTAACTACTATATGTTATAGTAGCTATCAATACAATAATATTGAATAAAAGATATTttagtaataaaatatttgatggatatcttattaattattttttaaaaaacaaaatagaCGTTCTTGTGATGGTATTATTTGAAatgtcattttaattttttatccttatttaataaataatataatttatatgCCCTTGACCTACCCTACCTTTCTTCTTTGTTAAGAGTCAATTATCAATTCTTGCCTAACACGTTTCCCTATCTTCTCATCCATGCACATTTTTCTCCCTTCCAAGTAGGTCTATCCAAATAAATACAATAGCATTAATTGACAATGACATGACCTTTCACTTGCACCACCATTAACTCCAAAACACACTCACATGACTTTGTCTCATTGTCCATCCTCTCCTCCCATCCTCAATTCAATTTCTTCAACCTTATTCAATTTTtccaataataaaattaatatttcacTAACATCATTAATATGTACATTTGCAAGGGGCCTCATCTAGAAGTTTGAATTATTCATAACAAAAAGTCCAACAAAATCTAGAAAGTCTCCCGATGCATAGATTTCAAAGCCGATACGCAAGCTGTCGTATAATTTTCCAAGCCCCGCGGAGCAATCAAGCGCTTCCGAACCAGCAGTCAAACGCGGTGTGCTTATCACGCGGCACGATACGCTATCCTCTCAGACCGCTTTATTCCCCCGCGCGCGTTTAAAACGACAAACGAGAAAGCGCTACGAGCGACAAATACGTCGCAGCTGTTACCGGTCCCCACCCACGTGGCCGGTGGCCTGCTTCCTGCTCCCTGCTCCCGGCCCCGCCCGTAACGTGGCCGGCTTTCTTACTTTTTTGGTGCCGTACGACTCGCGTCCGGAACGGGCTCGGAGTGCCGTTACAAATTGTGTCGTCTGGCTCCCTCCCTGAGGACGAAATGACGAGTGTACGGGTAGGATTCGCGGATTCCAGCCCTCGAGTTCTGATTGACTAATAAAGCGGACACGTCCGACGCCCACCGATAACATTAATTAGCAGGAGCTTTTATAACGGAAACAACTAGAAGGTCAGATCGTCAGATAACTTATCGGGATAATAAATTGCATTTCGGTAGTTTTATAAAAGTCAGGGGTGATTTTGGAATTTCACAGTGACGGACCCGACCTAAGAGAAAATCAGCACGGCTTTGGGTGATCTGATAGGATCTGACCGTCCACGTGGTCAAGATGGGATGGGAATATTCGGGGAGCGAGGTGGGCATCATTTTTGTTTATAaatggaggaagaggaggagaaagtAGGGTTCTGTATAGGAGAAGGGAAACTATGAGCGAAGGATTGGCGAGGGAGTACGAGATCGGGGCGGAGATCGGCCGGGGGCGGTTTGGGGTGGTGCGGCGGTGCAGGTCGGCGGAGACGGGAGAGGAGTTTGCGGTGAAGTCGATCGAGAAGCGTCTCCTCGCCGACGAGTTAGATCGCGAGTGCGCCGAGCGGGAGGGGAAGCGCCACCGCCAGGCCGCAGCGGGAAACCCCTACGTCGTCCAGATCCACGCCGCCTACGAGGACGGGGAGTGGGCGCACCTCGTTCTTGATCTCCTCGATGCGCCGGACCTTTGCGATCGCATCGCCGCCCGCGGAGGGACGCCGTTTTCTGAGCCGGAGGCTGCGGTGATGGTGGGTCATCTGGCGGAGGCCGTGGCGGAGTGCCACAGGAGGGGAGTGGCGCACCGCGACGTCAAGCCGGATAACGTGCTCTTCGACGCGGTGGGGCGACTGAAGCTGGCCGACTTTGGGTCGGCGGAGTGTTTCGTGGACGCCGACGGGGACTGGGTGCCTATGAGGGGGATTGTGGGGACGCCGATGTATGTGGCGCCGGAGGTTATTAGCGGAAGGGAGTACGGAGAGAAGGTGGATGTTTGGAGTATGGGCGTGGTGATGTACATGATGCTGGCCGGAGGGGTACCGCCGTTCTACGGGGAGACTGCGGCTGAGACCTTCGAGGCGGTCGCGCGGGCCAATCTGAGGTTCCCACCGAGGATATTCCGCTCGGTGTCCCCGGCGGCCAAAGATCTTATTCGTCGGATGCTCTGCAAGGACGTCTCCAGAAGGTTCTCCGCCGAACAAGTCCTGAGTTAGTACCATTCAAACTTCCATCCCTCTTTCTCTCGCTTCTTCGTCTTTTATTTCTGAGATCGGTATTCTGTCGAGATCGACTTTTCACGGTTTTTAGGTCAAGATTTCTCGATTCTTTTAACCTAGCCGACtaaatttcatcaagaaaaccgGAATTTTCCTCCAATTTCTCAAATAAAAAACGCGTctaataaagattttttttacccaatttttttttttttaaaaaaaccccGTAATTTCCCTCTCCGCGCTTGCTTTTCTAATGATCTTCTAAATACTTAAGGTAAAGACTTGGATTTTAGATCTCTCTCTAACGCGTTTGCTAATCCCTTTGCAGGGCATCCCTGGATCACTAGCGGAGGCATGAGTCCAGTGGACGAACCAAGACGTGACCCTTCCCTCTCCATGGAGAGGCGAGAAGGCATTTTAAGCCTATGCACATAGCGACATAGCGTTGCGCGCTGCATACACCTCAAGCACTAACTACTGAGCACCCGAGAGCTGGAGGTGCGCCGCTTGAGAGAGAGACATGGAGACGAGGTGCACATCCCGTGTGTAAACATGTAAATCTTCACTACATCCCTGTGTTCTGCCTTTAGGCCCTttactcttcttcttttttttttttttttaacttccggAGGCACTGTATCTTCAAACGCTTGTTGCATGTATGAAGAGGATGAGAACTGAGGATTTGCATCCCTCTTGTCAAAATtgcctttttttattattatttttttttattttttgcttctttgAACTGGGACGAAAGGAATTTGGGCATTTGCATATGGCAGTTTATTCACTTCTGAATGACTGTGATAGCTCATGGCTCTTATTATCGCATCCGGAGAGACAAGCGATCTTTGACGCTGGTGTTTACTTGGGTGGATGCTCTTGTGGACGGAAAGAGACATGCGTTCGTTTGTAATTTGTTTAATAGGCGCCGGCTAAGCGGAGAATGAATGTGATCGTCACCAGTAATTGCCCGCAAGAAGGCCACGCCATCTAATTATGAAATAAAGCTATCAGTAAATTATTACAAAGGAAATAATAGTGTATatgaaaatataatataattgtaTATTTCATAGTATAATTACAATGatatgataatattttaatagATTAAAAAATTGAGTGATACCTCACAGTGTCGgttccattatttttattttctttattaattcGTTTGGAAAAGAACACCGCCTAATACGGAAGTAAATAAGTCAAGTCATTCGTGaactattcgaaactcgattcaaTAAAAATTCATTTGAGCTAGTTTAATGaagctcgttaagataaataaattaagctcaagcttcacaatatttaactcgttagctcgtgaacatgttcctTAAGTtcataaatcaatttttaaataaaaataataataattttgatattaaatttatagattttacactctacttatgaaaaacataaaaaaatatattaaatttatttattagaataaaattataaattttaacaaaaatattataattttttaaaaatatataatttagtttttaataaatatttaaatttataatttatatttattaagctcgtttaggctcgaacTCCGCctatgatgaccggtcatggccggtcccaagcccggataaaggaggagggttgcgttaggttgtcagccagcgtcaaactatgacaaatattcaatgaatgaatccattaaattattgtgctaatgctaggttgttccccggaaggaacgcgttgcagggtccaactgtaacgtctcagcaaggaccgctacatctccagaacgcgttgcagggtccaatTGTGATAATAGTTAggaaataatttccatatttattgcttttatttactgtgatgtgtgtgtatgcatgtgatgtatgctaggatagtttaaaattcctcactttaaataactaagtgggagaggattagtatattaatcccgcggtctccattactagtttgtaagtgatgcaacaagcttgcgtgttggctctgagtgcctccctccacaacggatgagtttgtttgcggatcactagatcaaacttccttaatggatggttataggaagttatttaggatgtgtgtgatcttctccaattgaaggggcacaattctatttaatggacttagtatcaagtaatggtatacacttagacacatttaatagtatcctccccaacggagtcactgctatcacttgtgtgaccaaagggaaaccaactattaatttgtcataaaactagggtgacaagataataaaattaatgggttaaaacccctcttacaaatgattgattttgtatacgtccacactaacatgacatacaaaattaacggtgtttgagataattttatttgtcatacagttaggttgacaagatagttaatgggtaaaaccctcctcttacaaatgatgattttgtatacgtccacactaacatggcatgcaaaattcacggtgttttgagatgttagtaaatttaaatagtattgttagaggaatcaatattattttaaatttagagtcttgaccaaatatttgatcaaagacaaatcaactattaattttatttgtcataggttgacgagataataaaattaatggattaaatctccttttagaatttgtatacgtccacactaacgtggcatacaaaattcacggggattttaagatGTTGGtcttaactaaatatttttgtgattcttaggatttcaaatgttagtcaatcccctagttgttatattatataatagacttagtagtcccaattgtaatgattggaaaacttggacattaaggtagactgtcctctcagaactgagaacaataacggtgtattttattagttgttgaaacatatttagtggtgttatctaccggtacctggtgtgtagatacatgaaccactgattatgtctgcaattcattgcaggggttttagaaaatccgacaactatataaatcaccgtccacatgggcactcctgtaaaagtagcagctgttgcagtgggagatgtttatcctttgataggaataaaatatggattattagaaattgtctttacgtactaagtttagaaagaacctgatttcagtttctaaactattaaagaatagatattctgtctattttgataacaaacttgttatcaagaaaaatagggaagttatctgttctggtacgttggttgacaatttataatccaataactcccacgatgcaataaatgaaaattaataacatattttctaactttaagagaaagtaaccttcggaaatgaaccaatcatatttttgacatccaaggctaggttataaaggataataaccaatgaacccaagagtctaaGGGATATGGAAGGAaatcttgggttcattggtagtggaaatctttccaacctgcgagtcttatttggaaggaaaaataaccgagaagcttttaagtctaagggatatggagccaaagatataatggaattggtttattctgatttgtgtggtcctatgactatccagatagaggtagtttcgaatagtttatctattttatagacaactattcgagacacagatagatttacttgatacacagcaagtctaagtgctttgattagttcaaagagtacgaggctgatgcagagaaatgtcaaagtaaaaatatcgagacactacggtgagatcgtagtagcaaatacctcttgggagaatttaggagtaacttatcagaagtagggactcaatcccaactaactgcacttggtacatcccaacagaatggtgtagtagaaagaatgtataatgctcttatggaataattagaatgatgatgagttatttagaaaattaccaaatttgttttaaggatatacactgaaaacggaagtgaacatagtaccttctaagtcagaactctctgttgggatcttagatggctagaggggggggggtgaatagctcctttaaaaacttaaacgaaaacttctacacagataatcgttagcacagcggaattggacaactaaaggagagaaaaacacaagcacactaacactaggatttacgaggttcggggataacttgcccctactcctcggcgtgtccgtaaggtggacgactccttgatcttcggtagatcgcaccccggataaactccggctaaagatcctccttctcggtggagtaacctctccacaaagatcacaagagtagatttgaaagtgaagcacaattacttacagagtgtggctaaaggattgaacagtttaacttacagccacgaagcagaaaaacaacgacaggaggaatcagccaagagctcaacaaaaacgcacagcctcttgcttgaacgacagagagagtttttccagagtaAGAATTCTACCAAACCTCTCTTTtgcctccttcttatttctctgctctcttgctatcttcagccagagccaagccactgcatcgaatcacgtcaaccagtagcgtatcactgtcgccgaaccaggcgtcgccaatcacgcttcttcctcatctgattatctgagctcacaccaataccatccttggtcttcactggtgtctctgaactCGAACCAAtgaggaagagtcaagctgattgcagccagtgagccaactgaacaagccagtgaacgttgacgcttcttttgcacaatctgcagcgataaccagtggaaaaaccattttgttttattcctttgatagtcattgatttgaattaaAGCATCACCATGGTACCGCAACTGTTACTCAAAAAGCTCCTGGCGGATGTTAGATCGGACGTATAACAAACGAAT from Zingiber officinale cultivar Zhangliang chromosome 6B, Zo_v1.1, whole genome shotgun sequence carries:
- the LOC121992071 gene encoding phosphoenolpyruvate carboxylase kinase 2-like, whose product is MSEGLAREYEIGAEIGRGRFGVVRRCRSAETGEEFAVKSIEKRLLADELDRECAEREGKRHRQAAAGNPYVVQIHAAYEDGEWAHLVLDLLDAPDLCDRIAARGGTPFSEPEAAVMVGHLAEAVAECHRRGVAHRDVKPDNVLFDAVGRLKLADFGSAECFVDADGDWVPMRGIVGTPMYVAPEVISGREYGEKVDVWSMGVVMYMMLAGGVPPFYGETAAETFEAVARANLRFPPRIFRSVSPAAKDLIRRMLCKDVSRRFSAEQVLRHPWITSGGMSPVDEPRRDPSLSMERREGILSLCT